The DNA region GAGCGGCAGGGTGCTGGAGCAGGGAGTTCGCCGGCATGTGGGAACTCAAGGCTCTGCTGGATTTGGCAGCATTTTAGCCTGTGTGTccaccccctccccgcccccgaatcccccctttccctccccgtCCCCGAGCAGCAGAGCTGGCGAGACACCAAACACAGAgcgtgggggctgcagccagcagatCGCCCGCCCCGACAGGGGCTGCTGCTTTTCCGGGGAATCACCCCGCGACCTGGCTGAGCATTTGAGGAAGGGATGGATTCGGAGACAAATCCCAACAGGCTCAGGGAACGCCCAGAGCTGAAGACAGAGGGAGGATGCAGGAGGTCGCCGTCCAGGCTCGCCCTGTCCTGCTCTTTCCCGGCATCCGTTCGCGGCCGCCACCGGCACCGCCGGGTACCGCCGCGCGGGGGGAgctcggggcggcgcggcggccgctcgGCGCGGGTCTCACCTGGTCCGCGGGCAGCAGCGGGCGCAGCAGGTACAGCCGGCTGGCCGGGAAGAGCGGAGGCGGGTGGTGGAAAAGGTCGCAGCTGTTCCCCACGGGCAGCAGCGCCTGGGAGGGAGAAGGTCCgtgggggagcggggggcgcTGGGGCGGCGGGACGAGGGTCCCCCGGGGGCTCCCCAAGCCCGCACGCAGCGGCCGAGGCGCGGAGGCCCCGAGCGGCGACGGCAcggtggcagcggcggcagcaccgGCCGCGGTCCCGCTCCCGGCAGCTCCTGCGGTCCCGCGGGAAGCGGCGCGCTctcacctgcagctccccgcaGAGGCCCCCGCGGCGCGCCCAGGGCTCCGCGTCCCCCGCCGGCGAGAGCGGGGCGGCGATGCTCCGGCACCCTGCAGGCGGCGGAGACGGACGCTGGCGAGGTGAACGGCAGCCGGACCGCCAGCCTCCACCGCGCGGCAGCGCCGCAATCCCCGCGCGCCGGGGCGGGAGCCAGCCCCTGGCGGCAGGGCTTGCGGCGGAGGCAAAGGGGGATAAGGCACGGCTGCGCCTCCGCAAAAGGCGTGAAGGGCAAAGATGCAGCTCCCAGCGGAGGCCGCAGCCCGTCGCGGAGGCtccctggccgcctgctccgcggGGCCCACGGCAGATCCCGAGGCCACCGGGCACGTGCGCCCCGGCCCCACACGCGGCCGCTTCCCCGGGGGAGCCGGGCAAGGGGCGGCCTGGCATGTCATCGCCACGTCCCGCACCGAACCGGGAGCATCCCTCAGGATGTCGTCTGGCGACGGCTCTTGGTCTGTAAGCGCTCACGGGGCCCGCAGAGCGACCACGGGACCATGAACTGGGGGATGGGGGCTCCCAAAGTGGCGCATCCAAAGCTCAGCATCACTTGCGTGCTGCGCTTGGAAACCCCCAGGGCATCGCTGCTCCCGGCGGCATGCGCATCCCTCCTACCGGAAAGGCTAAGAGGTCCTTGGACTAAAAGGCTGAGACACCCCGTCCTAGGAAAAGGCATTCCCTCTGGATACAAGGACGGCAAGGGATGGTGACAAGCCGCCCTGCCCCCTTCCAGGCTGCCTCGCTTCactccccccatccccatccgGCCTGCCCTGGCAAAGCCGAGACCGTTTGCAGTGGGGATGCTCCCGAGGCCGCAGCTGCTCGCAGGCCGCCGAACCAGCCGCCGAACCGCAACACGCTTTTCGGCGGTCGGCCGGCGGAGCAGAGCCCGGGCCCCGAccccctgctgctgtccccatccccgcgcCCAGGGCGGCCAGGGGTGCCAACCGCCGTGCCGTTCCCCCTCTTTCTGGCAGGCAGCCCGGCACCGATGCCGGCGATCCCGTGGGAGCTGGGGGCCCAcaggcgggggggggcgcgggccgcAGCGGTGCTCACAGCCAAAGCAGCTTCCCCAGGGGCCGGCGGGGTCGGGATCGCGGAGGAGACGGCCGTCTGCAAGGGAGGGAAGGCGGTGAGCACGGAGCGCCGCCGGCAGACTCCGCCGCTTCCTTACGGGGAGCCACGGGGGTGTCCCGGGACTGCCGCGGCGCTCGGGGTCCCTGCGCTTTACGGACGCCTGGGGAGGGCGGGATTCGTCCGGGTGAAGGTGCAATGCGGGGCCACATCAGCCACGTACCCAGCCACCGGACGAAGGCGCTGGCAGCCAGCAGCACGTTGCGGACGTCCCAGAGGTAGGGGTGGAGGTCGTAGAGCAGCGAGCGCCCCGCGCACCTGACGAAGCGGCCGTGCAGGCGGCACGTCTCGGCGCAGAGCAGCTGGAAGGTCCGGGCACggccgcgccaccgctcgcccTGCCGCAGGCACCAGCCACGGGTGAGCGGGGACCGGCCCATGGGCACATCCGCACcgccccatcccgtcccgtccgtACTGTCCTGTCCACGCCATCCTGTCCATGCCGCCCTGTCCATGCCGCCCCATCTGTACCGCCCCGTCTGCACCGCCCCGTCTGCACCACCCCATCCATGCCACCCTGTCCACACCGCCCTGTCCATGCTGCCCCAGCCACACCGCCCCATCCACACCTCCCCATCCGTGCCGTACCTGGTGTCACGGCGCCTTACCGAGCATGTGtcgggcgctgcagccgggctgcCCATGCCAGGGCAGTTGGTTTGGAGCCACTGGAAATGCTCCAGGAGACGCTGCGCCTGGGGGCCATGCTGGTAGGGGAGGTAGAAGAGCTCCACCAGCATCCGGGCCTCCGCCAGCGTCAGCGGTGCCGTGGGGCCAGGACTGGTCCCAGCACCATCGCTGAGAGGTGACATGGGGCCAGGACTGGTCCCAGTCCCATCACTGAGAGGTGCCGTGGGGCCAGGACTGGTCCCAGCACCATCGCTGAGAGGTGCCGTGGGGCCAGGACTGGTCCCAGCACCATCGCTGAGAGGTGCCGTGGGGCCAGGACTGGTCCCAGCACCATCGCTGAGAGGTGCCGTGGGGCCAGGACTGGTCCCAGCACCATCGCTGAGAGGTGACATGGGGCCAGGACTGGTCCCAGCCCCATCGCTGAGAGGTGCCGTGGGGCCAGGACTGGTCCCAGCCCCATCGCTGAGAGGTGACatggggccagggctggtccCAGCCCCATCGCTGAGCGGTgccgtggggctgcagagggtCTCCAGGGCTCCTGGGCACTCGCTGTCCCCTGCCGCGTGGGGCTGAGCAGAGGAGGGCTCACAGGTGGTGCGCGGGTCCCCGTCACCCGTGGGGCTCTGCCGGCCACTGCCGGGGGTCCTGCTCCCGCGGCCCTGCTCTGGCCCCACGGTGAcagtccccctgccctcccctggtgCCGCGCTGCTGGGCTGGGAGCCGCCGGGAGGAGctccgtggggctgggggtccaGCTCGGCCTCGCGCCCTGCCgtgcccccccgccgcggcgtcGCTCCTGCGCGGCAGCTGGCGCTGGGCTGCGCCGGGACCCTCCTTCCTGGCAGGACAGAGCAAGGGGGAGCCGCTCCAGCACCCACTCCCGAACGGCTCCGCTCCGCAAGGTGCAATGTCCCCGCAGCAATGGGGGAAAGCAGGGAGCCGACTTTGCTGCCCCTCCTTGCAGCAAACACCGCGTCGCATCATCCTCTTTCAGGCCACTAAGCACCATGCCGAGTCGCTCAGTTGCTGCTTGCCCCGTTCCTGCTCCAAAGCTGTTCCTGAACCATGTCCTCAGGGTTGTACACCCCTTCCACGCTCCCGGTGCCCAGCTCGCACGGCCTGGGCTCGTGCAATCTCCACCCTCCAGCTCTTCTCCCGGCTCTGCTCTGCTGGCCCATCCTGCTCCCCGCAGAGCCCGTCCAGCACCCTGGGGCAATGGATGTTGCATGGTGCGAGCCCATCACCCACCTGGCTCCAAGGTCTGCTGGTTTATCTCGGCCACCCAGTCCCGCAGCGCCAGCTCCAAGGCTTCCTGAGGGTCGTAGCTGCCCTCCCCTGGGCCCGGGCGGTCCCCTAGGGCTGCCGCAGTCTCCGTCCCTACGGAAAGAGCGGCCATCGGTCTGGACAGCCCCACTCTTGCTCAGCTGAGTTATCCCGTGCCACATCCAGGGAGGGCAGGTGGGGGGGACACCTGGGGAGTCGGGCGGCTCCTGGGCGAGAGAcccccccaggctgcccccaGGAGACCCCCCCAGGGCCacggcagggatgggcagggatggGCACAGCCTGGCCCTGGGTGCACGGGCTCACTGCCGGTGCCAGGGTGCTGCATGCAGAGCCGGGGCAGGTACCTGCTTGCTCAGGGTGGGTGCAGCTCCCCAGCTCACTCCGAAACCAGCTGCCCAGTGTGTGGATGGGGATGAAGTTGGCCTGGAGCTCGCAGTTCGGGTTGAGGAGCAGTCCGTGGAGCCTGGCCACCAGGCCAGGGGCGCGTCCCGTGTAGGGGCCCAGGAAGACGCGCCTGCAGTCATAGTCGTTGGCATACAGGTTGTCCCAGATGATGGGGCAGCGCTGCAGGATGCCTTCCACCTCCTCCAGAAGCATGGCTGAGAGCTCCTGTGACACCACCTTTGGGCCTGGAGCACGGGCACAGGACACCGCGGCACAGATGTGCATGGAGCATGCAGGCAGCACGGTGCATCATGCTGGGACGTGCACGTGTTCCATGCacctgcatgcatgcatgcacatgcacaaacatgcaCGCATGCACATGCAGGgacatgcacgcacgcacacgcatgaacatgcatgcatgcacatgcagggacatgcacgcacgcacacgcatgaacatgcatgcatgcacatgcagagacatgcacgcacgcacacgcacaaacatgcatgcatgcacatgcagggACATGCACATGTTCGGGCACCGAGCACTGAGACAGAAGTCGAGACAAAACACAGGACCAGGACGAGAGCAGCTCCATGGCCTCCTCCTGCCGCCtgccagggctgctcaccctgacGCCGGGAGGCGCCTAGCGGGGCCCCTCGCTGGCTCCTCTCCCAGGAGGAGCCCGTGGCCGCGGGGCTCGTGGGCTCCGGGCCTGGCAGAGAAGCGCTGCACGGGGCAGTGTGCCGCAGAGTGGGGCAGGGTGCTCACCAGTCCAGATGATGCCGATCCCCGGGAGCAGCTCCTGGCCCAGGGTGAGCAGGTAGCAGGACTGGCTGGGGCTGGGCGAGCACAGAGAGCTGCAGTACTCTGGGGGGGGAGCGCAGAGCATCCCCTGAGGGCAGGGGCGCCGtgctgccgggggggggaggaagggccgGATAGGAGACGGGGAGATGTGCGGTGCAGACAGTACGGTGTGTGCAGCTGCGGAAGCACTGGCCCCTCTGCAGCCTGCTCCTGTCCCAGCCCTGAGATCTCTGGGGCTGCTGCAAAGTGCCCCTGGGAGCGTGGGGACCCCGGGGGAGCAGCGGGCTGCTGGGGCAGCAAGGTCTCGGGGCACACGTGCTGGGTGCACCCAGCTGAGGGCACCCCAGCGTGGCACGGGGTGTCCCGGCCCCGAGGACGGGACGGGGGCCGCGCCGCTGCAGGAGGTACCCGTGGGGCAGAAGAGGAAGACCGAAGGCTGGCCCAGCTCCTGGTACATCTCGTTGGCCACGGAGGCCTGTGCCTGCGCCAGGGAGGCGAAGACGTCTCTGTCCGCTCGGCACATGCGGGGATCGACGTCGTCGAAGAGCAGCGCGAAGGAGCGGCATCCGGCTGCGGCCACCTGCGGGCGCAGGCGCAGGCTGGTAGGAGCCGCGGGAGCAGAGCGGGGCCGCAGCGAGCCCGGGACGGGAGCCCAGGACTCGCCCCAGGCTGCGCGCGGGAAGCAGCTCCCGGAGGCTGCaccagccggcagcagcccccagcgCCAGCGGGCGAGCGCCGGGGCTCGGCCAGGCCCTTTTCTGCTTTTCCCGCACCGCCTGCAAGCGGTCAGGCGTCTGCGCAGCCCCGGGCTCGGCGTTACCTTGCCAGGGCAGCACGTCTGCCGCGGGGCGCCCCACGGAGCCGCCTCTCGGCGGGGGTCCCCACTTCGGTGCCCCTGGCCCGAAGCCAGCGGTGCTCGGGCtgcgcggccgcagccccgccggcaCCCGGTGCGCGGCGGCAGGAGGGGCTCAGCCATCGGCGTGGGCACGGGGAGCCGTGGCACGAAGGAATGGCCCACGGTACCTGCCTGAGTttttgctgcagcagg from Apteryx mantelli isolate bAptMan1 chromosome 5, bAptMan1.hap1, whole genome shotgun sequence includes:
- the LOC106487392 gene encoding protein O-GlcNAcase-like, which encodes MPLLRRLRRWGLNCYMYAPKDELKHRLLWREPYTEHEAAQLQSLIEAAREHGVEFIFAISAGQDMVFSSGGDRLLLQQKLRQVAAAGCRSFALLFDDVDPRMCRADRDVFASLAQAQASVANEMYQELGQPSVFLFCPTEYCSSLCSPSPSQSCYLLTLGQELLPGIGIIWTGPKVVSQELSAMLLEEVEGILQRCPIIWDNLYANDYDCRRVFLGPYTGRAPGLVARLHGLLLNPNCELQANFIPIHTLGSWFRSELGSCTHPEQAGTETAAALGDRPGPGEGSYDPQEALELALRDWVAEINQQTLEPGCDAVFAARRGSKVGSLLSPIAAGTLHLAERSRSGVGAGAAPPCSVLPGRRVPAQPSASCRAGATPRRGGTAGREAELDPQPHGAPPGGSQPSSAAPGEGRGTVTVGPEQGRGSRTPGSGRQSPTGDGDPRTTCEPSSAQPHAAGDSECPGALETLCSPTAPLSDGAGTSPGPMSPLSDGAGTSPGPTAPLSDGAGTSPGPMSPLSDGAGTSPGPTAPLSDGAGTSPGPTAPLSDGAGTSPGPTAPLSDGAGTSPGPTAPLSDGTGTSPGPMSPLSDGAGTSPGPTAPLTLAEARMLVELFYLPYQHGPQAQRLLEHFQWLQTNCPGMGSPAAAPDTCSGERWRGRARTFQLLCAETCRLHGRFVRCAGRSLLYDLHPYLWDVRNVLLAASAFVRWLDGRLLRDPDPAGPWGSCFGWCRSIAAPLSPAGDAEPWARRGGLCGELQALLPVGNSCDLFHHPPPLFPASRLYLLRPLLPADQGELYQMCRESLDCDARVAEMLSAHPDLLGDRLLGSFLSLSPEYTFVLEDEGGLCGYAAGALCAEGFLQQRGSGWLPAMRHKYPRELGMGSPALGQDALREALLFFHAEAPAVPLPVLRRFPSLVQLGTAPRVLDAGASRSLAVCLLSALRAHGSRGVFCEVGAADRQQLSFYGKLGFVVLPVAWGGSPGARLLGRLL